The following coding sequences lie in one Nitrososphaerota archaeon genomic window:
- a CDS encoding type II toxin-antitoxin system VapC family toxin — MKNKIVADSSIIVKWFRKGEEFEEEALKFRDDVFSSIIEVTICELMPLEVCRALIKAGYSPKKVNEAYHTLFEMIELGFLKPISIEKLRDLAKELIVILNLYVIDALMLATAISNSLNLLTEDTHLLKNEVKEFMEKKGLKIINLKDFYSNKY, encoded by the coding sequence ATGAAAAATAAAATCGTTGCTGATTCTTCAATAATAGTTAAATGGTTTAGAAAAGGAGAAGAATTTGAAGAAGAAGCATTAAAGTTTAGAGACGATGTATTTTCATCAATAATAGAAGTAACAATTTGTGAATTAATGCCTCTTGAAGTTTGTCGAGCACTTATAAAAGCGGGGTACTCACCTAAAAAAGTTAATGAAGCTTACCATACATTATTTGAAATGATTGAGCTTGGCTTCCTAAAACCTATTTCGATAGAAAAATTAAGAGATTTAGCCAAAGAATTGATTGTGATATTAAATCTTTATGTTATTGATGCACTTATGCTTGCTACAGCAATTTCTAATTCTTTAAATCTCTTAACTGAAGATACACATTTATTAAAAAACGAAGTTAAAGAATTCATGGAAAAGAAAGGATTAAAAATCATTAATCTAAAAGATTTTTATAGTAATAAATATTGA